One window of the Cryptomeria japonica chromosome 7, Sugi_1.0, whole genome shotgun sequence genome contains the following:
- the LOC131037247 gene encoding G-type lectin S-receptor-like serine/threonine-protein kinase SD2-5, which translates to MNLQFGCGFFCYGSPCDTGYLFATFFVVHDTDDRPFDMQMVWSSNRDQMVQENATLTLTFTGELVLRNLDGTLVWSTNTSTPAFQRMSIEESGNLVLYNSSGRVIWQSFDYPTDTLLRGQKLKVGQKLTANISPKNTSQGRFYLTLLHDGFAMFTASAPAKIYFRSPKPRTGVELSYAQFDNQSINIYSEEGGSPSVNLPVPKSSLYNKLDWDAHLRVCSVQETEGRSSLDYVPPFLKSIAECDYPRPCGDYGVCTNGQCSCQGDDDAFKPTDVSEPKSGCIPRVPLVCSQTGGSQGHHFLELEHVSYFTYVFDNSSMPGLASRDECKTLCLENCSCKAAFFRYRTNFSSGYCYLEFNIYSMNTNNPVETYYNSTAYIKIQSRAKRIKSLFVVIICASVGGTIALFILLWAWISNSRKSRHKIEKDEDEGEDDHVDWPAGLPLRFSFEELQDFTNGFGIKLGSGGFGSVYEGVLSDGSKIPVKCLDRAGHGQKGFRAEVETLGKIDHLNLVRLKGFCAQKSHRMLVYEHLANGSLDKWIFSNKGHQCFLDWKSRSKVVLDIARGLTYLHEECQERIIHFDIKPQNILLDQNFNAKVSDFGLAKLVYRDQSEVITMMRGTPGYMAPELLNMRITEKADIFSFGVMVIEIVSGKRSRELSEDGLVSLLQVKAAEGSLIDLVYPGIENEETGIMEEAIKLIKVGMWCVQDNFRRRPAMSTVVKALEGVIDTFNDVPPLLAGSTVASNQQSLFSSELSVLSGPR; encoded by the coding sequence ATGAATCTGCAgtttggatgtggattcttctgcTATGGCAGTCCTTGTGACACAGGGTACCTATTTGCAACTTTCTTTGTTGTACACGACACTGATGATAGACCGTTTGACATGCAAATGGTGTGGAGTTCAAACAGAGACCAGATGGTGCAAGAAAACGCAACCCTAACGCTCACCTTCACAGGAGAACTtgtgttaaggaatttagatggCACTCTCGTTTGGTCTACAAATACATCCACCCCAGCTTTTCAAAGGATGTCCATAGAAGAATCTGGGAACCTTGTTCTCTACAACTCCTCTGGTAGAGTCATCTGGCAGTCTTTTGATTATCCAACTGATACCCTGCTGCGAGGGCAGAAGTTAAAGGTGGGACAGAAGCTTACTGCAAACATTTCTCCTAAGAATACAAGCCAAGGTCGTTTCTATTTAACCTTGCTTCATGATGGCTTTGCTATGTTTACTGCCTCTGCACCGGCTAAAATATATTTCAGATCTCCCAAGCCACGTACAGGTGTGGAGTTATCTTATGCCCAGTTCGACAACCAGTCTATCAATATTTACTCTGAAGAAGGAGGATCGCCGTCAGTTAATTTACCAGTACCCAAAAGCAGCCTTTACAATAAATTAGATTGGGATGCTCATTTAAGGGTTTGCTCGGTCCAAGAAACAGAAGGAAGATCTTCCCTTGACTATGTTCCACCCTTCCTGAAATCAATCGCTGAGTGCGATTATCCAAGACCATGCGGAGACTATGGTGTTTGCACAAATGGTCAGTGCAGCTGTCAAGGAGATGACGATGCTTTTAAGCCGACTGATGTCTCAGAACCCAAATCCGGATGTATTCCCCGCGTTCCTCTGGTGTGCTCCCAGACTGGTGGAAGCCAAGGTCATCACTTTTTGGAACTGGAGCACGTTTCCTATTTTACTTATGTTTTTGACAATTCTTCAATGCCAGGGTTAGCGTCAAGAGATGAATGTAAAACACTTTGCCTCGAAAACTGCTCTTGCAAAGCTGCTTTTTTCAGGTACCGGACCAATTTTTCTAGTGGTTATTGCTATCTAGAGTTCAATATCTATTCTATGAATACTAACAATCCAGTCGAAACGTACTACAATTCCACTGCTTATATTAAAATCCAGTCAAGGGCCAAGCGCATTAAGTCCTTATTTGTCGTCAtcatttgtgcttctgtgggtggaACAATAGCTCTGTTTATCTTATTGTGGGCATGGATAAGTAATTCTAGAAAGAGCAGACATAAgatagaaaaggatgaagatgaaggtGAGGATGATCATGTGGATTGGCCGGCAGGCTTACCGTTGCGGTTCTCATTCGAAGAATTGCAAGATTTTACAAACGGCTTTGGCATTAAGCTGGGTAGCGGTGGATTCGGTTCAGTTTATGAAGGTGTTCTGTCTGACGGCTCAAAGATACCAGTGAAGTGCCTTGACAGAGCAGGACATGGACAAAAAGGATTCCGGGCAGAAGTGGAAACGCTAGGGAAGATTGATCATCTTAATTTGGTAAGACTGAAGGGCTTCTGTGCTCAAAAATCCCATCGAATGCTTGTATACGAGCATCTAGCGAATGGATCTCTCGATAAATGGATATTTTCAAACAAGGGCCATCAATGTTTTCTGGACTGGAAGAGTAGATCCAAAGTAGTTCTTGATATCGCAAGAGGATTGACATATTTGCATGAAGAATGTCAAGAACGTATAATACATTTCGACATCAAGCCTCAGAACATTCTCCTGGATCAAAATTTCAATGCCAAGGTCTCAGATTTTGGTTTGGCAAAGTTGGTTTACAGAGATCAGAGCGAAGTGATAACCATGATGAGAGGGACACCAGGGTATATGGCACCTGAGTTGTTGAATATGCGTATCACTGAGAAGGCAGATATATTTAGCTTTGGCGTTATGGTGATAGAAATTGTAAGTGGAAAACGAAGTAGAGAGCTTTCAGAGGACGGCTTGGTTTCACTGTTACAAGTTAAAGCAGCGGAAGGGAGTTTAATAGATTTGGTCTATCCGGGAATTGAAAATGAGGAAACGGGCATAATGGAGGAGGCAATTAAATTGATAAAAGTGGGAATGTGGTGTGTACAGGACAATTTTAGGAGGCGACCGGCGATGTCCACAGTGGTGAAGGCATTGGAGGGTGTAATAGACACGTTTAATGATGTACCACCCTTGTTAGCAGGGTCAACAGTTGCATCTAATCAGCAGTCTCTCTTCTCATCTGAGCTGTCCGTGTTATCTGGACCCCGATAA